GTTAATCTTATAATATAAATTATGAAGAAAAAGATAAAGAAAAAGACGCCGTGGATAAAGGTAAAGAGAAAAACCTGCCTCTTTTGTCAGGAAAAAATAAAAGAAATATCCTGGCTTGATTATGAAATTATTAGAAAGGAGCTTTCAGAGAGGGGAAAAATTCTATCAAGAAGGATTACAAAAACCTGTGCTAAACACCAAAGAATGATGACAAGGGCAATTAAGCAAGCAAGGCAACTTGGCCTTCTTTCCTATACATCAAAATGAAGGTAATTCTTCTTGATGATATTCCAAAAGGAAAGATGGGCGATG
This bacterium DNA region includes the following protein-coding sequences:
- the rpsR gene encoding 30S ribosomal protein S18, with the translated sequence MKKKIKKKTPWIKVKRKTCLFCQEKIKEISWLDYEIIRKELSERGKILSRRITKTCAKHQRMMTRAIKQARQLGLLSYTSK